A single Nicotiana tabacum cultivar K326 chromosome 5, ASM71507v2, whole genome shotgun sequence DNA region contains:
- the LOC107769328 gene encoding enoyl-[acyl-carrier-protein] reductase [NADH] 2, chloroplastic isoform X1, producing the protein MIPLLLFWSTDLLEMAANTNPGLQIRATEQCISASCNISNLSSISFSFECKRKSCTDFRGSSYISLSKPIDSSKLAPIKFEKMVTKAMSGAREQVPVSGLPIDLRGKRAFIAGIADDNGYGWAIAKSLAAAGAEILVGTWVPALNIFETSLRRGKFDDSRVLPDGSLMEITKVYPLDAVFDSPEDVPEDVKTNKRYAGSSKWTVKEVAECVKQDFGTIDILVHSLANGPEVSKPLSETSRKGYLAAVSASSYSFISLLRHFLPIINPGGATISLTYVASERIIPGYGGGMSSAKAALESDTRVLAFEAGRKHKVRVNTISAGPLGSRAAKAIGFIDMMINYSLENAPLQKELYAEEVGNTAAFLASPLASAITGATVYVDNGLNAMGVGVDSPAFSGLNIPTDNKS; encoded by the exons ATG ATTCCTCTTTTGTTATTCTGGTCCACTGACTTGCTGGAAATGGCTGCAAACACTAATCCTGGCTTGCAAATCCGAGCAACCGAACAATGCATTTCCGCATCTTGCAATATTTCAAATTTGAGCAGTATAAGTTTCAGTTTTGAATGTAAAAGAAAATCTTGTACAGATTTTAGAGGATCATCTTACATCTCGCTCAGCAAGCCAATTGATAGCTCCAAATTGGCTCCTATAAAATTTGAAAAGATGGTTACAAAAGCTATGTCTGGAGCACGTGAACAAGTGCCAGTTTCAGGATTACCTATCGATTTGAGAG GTAAGAGGGCATTTATTGCAGGCATAGCAGATGATAATGGGTATGGATGGGCAATAGCAAAGTCTCTTGCAGCTGCAGGGGCTGAAATTCTTGTTGGTACATGGGTCCCT GCATTGAACATTTTCGAAACCAGTCTGCGGCGGGGGAAGTTTGATGATTCACGAGT GTTGCCAGATGGATCATTGATGGAAATTACAAAGGTTTACCCTCTGGATGCAGTTTTTGACAGTCCAGAAGATGTTCCTGAGGAT GTCAAAACAAACAAACGTTATGCTGGATCCTCAAAATGGACTGTCAAG GAAGTTGCAGAATGTGTTAAACAAGATTTTGGCACTATTGACATCCTTGTACATTCACTTGCAAATGGTCCAGAG gTTAGCAAACCTCTGTCAGAGACATCAAGAAAAGGATACCTTGCAGCTGTATCTGCCTCCAGTTATTCCTTTATATCTCTACTGAGGCATTTTCTTCCCATAATAAATCCAG GCGGTGCCACAATCTCTCTAACGTACGTTGCTTCTGAAAGGATTATCCCTGG ATATGGAGGCGGTATGAGTTCAGCAAAAGCTGCTTTGGAGAGTGACACAAGA GTCCTGGCATTTGAAGCTGGAAGAAAGCACAAAGTCAGAGTGAACACGATATCTGCAG GTCCACTGGGAAGTCGTGCAGCAAAAGCTATTGGCTTTATTGACATGATGATAAATTACTCATTGGAGAATGCTCCTTTGCAAAAAGAGTTATATGCCG AGGAGGTCGGAAACACTGCTGCTTTTCTGGCATCTCCTTTGGCTTCAGCAATTACTGGTGCCACCGTGTATGTTGACAATGGTCTGAATGCAATGGGAGTTGGAGTTGACAGCCCAGCTTTTTCGGGTCTCAATATCCCAACGGATAATAAGAGTTAG
- the LOC107771717 gene encoding late embryogenesis abundant protein 46-like produces MQSVKEKASNVAASAKSGMEKTKAVVQEKVERMTAHDPTQKEMATGKKEERINQAEMNKQATHDRNAAIHQGGGTGTGRPHYSNSTTGATGHSTGAHQMSALPGHGTGEPMGQVTDGVVQSHPIGTATGTQRASAAHNTHVGGGVNQGFGTGGNYS; encoded by the exons ATGCAGTCCGTGAAGGAAAAAGCCTCTAACGTCGCCGCTTCGGCAAAATCTGGCATGGAAAAGACCAAAGCTGTTGTCCAAGAGaag GTGGAGAGAATGACAGCCCATGATCCAACACAGAAGGAGATGGCAACAggaaagaaggaagaaaggatCAACCAAGCAGAGATGAACAAGCAGGCAACTCACGACCGCAATGCAGCTATTCACCAGGGCGGGGGCACGGGCACAGGCAGGCCACATTATTCCAACTCGACCACTGGAGCCACTGGACACTCAACTGGTGCACACCAGATGTCTGCCTTGCCAGGACACGGCACTGGGGAGCCAATGGGTCAAGTGACAGACGGGGTGGTGCAATCTCACCCCATTGGAACGGCCACTGGGACTCAAAGGGCCTCCGCTGCACATAATACCCATGTAGGTGGTGGGGTAAACCAGGGCTTCGGCACTGGTGGTAACTATAGTTAG
- the LOC107769328 gene encoding enoyl-[acyl-carrier-protein] reductase [NADH] 2, chloroplastic isoform X2 — protein sequence MAANTNPGLQIRATEQCISASCNISNLSSISFSFECKRKSCTDFRGSSYISLSKPIDSSKLAPIKFEKMVTKAMSGAREQVPVSGLPIDLRGKRAFIAGIADDNGYGWAIAKSLAAAGAEILVGTWVPALNIFETSLRRGKFDDSRVLPDGSLMEITKVYPLDAVFDSPEDVPEDVKTNKRYAGSSKWTVKEVAECVKQDFGTIDILVHSLANGPEVSKPLSETSRKGYLAAVSASSYSFISLLRHFLPIINPGGATISLTYVASERIIPGYGGGMSSAKAALESDTRVLAFEAGRKHKVRVNTISAGPLGSRAAKAIGFIDMMINYSLENAPLQKELYAEEVGNTAAFLASPLASAITGATVYVDNGLNAMGVGVDSPAFSGLNIPTDNKS from the exons ATGGCTGCAAACACTAATCCTGGCTTGCAAATCCGAGCAACCGAACAATGCATTTCCGCATCTTGCAATATTTCAAATTTGAGCAGTATAAGTTTCAGTTTTGAATGTAAAAGAAAATCTTGTACAGATTTTAGAGGATCATCTTACATCTCGCTCAGCAAGCCAATTGATAGCTCCAAATTGGCTCCTATAAAATTTGAAAAGATGGTTACAAAAGCTATGTCTGGAGCACGTGAACAAGTGCCAGTTTCAGGATTACCTATCGATTTGAGAG GTAAGAGGGCATTTATTGCAGGCATAGCAGATGATAATGGGTATGGATGGGCAATAGCAAAGTCTCTTGCAGCTGCAGGGGCTGAAATTCTTGTTGGTACATGGGTCCCT GCATTGAACATTTTCGAAACCAGTCTGCGGCGGGGGAAGTTTGATGATTCACGAGT GTTGCCAGATGGATCATTGATGGAAATTACAAAGGTTTACCCTCTGGATGCAGTTTTTGACAGTCCAGAAGATGTTCCTGAGGAT GTCAAAACAAACAAACGTTATGCTGGATCCTCAAAATGGACTGTCAAG GAAGTTGCAGAATGTGTTAAACAAGATTTTGGCACTATTGACATCCTTGTACATTCACTTGCAAATGGTCCAGAG gTTAGCAAACCTCTGTCAGAGACATCAAGAAAAGGATACCTTGCAGCTGTATCTGCCTCCAGTTATTCCTTTATATCTCTACTGAGGCATTTTCTTCCCATAATAAATCCAG GCGGTGCCACAATCTCTCTAACGTACGTTGCTTCTGAAAGGATTATCCCTGG ATATGGAGGCGGTATGAGTTCAGCAAAAGCTGCTTTGGAGAGTGACACAAGA GTCCTGGCATTTGAAGCTGGAAGAAAGCACAAAGTCAGAGTGAACACGATATCTGCAG GTCCACTGGGAAGTCGTGCAGCAAAAGCTATTGGCTTTATTGACATGATGATAAATTACTCATTGGAGAATGCTCCTTTGCAAAAAGAGTTATATGCCG AGGAGGTCGGAAACACTGCTGCTTTTCTGGCATCTCCTTTGGCTTCAGCAATTACTGGTGCCACCGTGTATGTTGACAATGGTCTGAATGCAATGGGAGTTGGAGTTGACAGCCCAGCTTTTTCGGGTCTCAATATCCCAACGGATAATAAGAGTTAG
- the LOC107769329 gene encoding non-structural maintenance of chromosomes element 4 homolog A — translation MFRTAKREPVNFQSSNGEAAAAGARNNNNNSSVDEDHTIGRRVLRSHYLNFKSRISDERDNISQVDSDKFKTIIEEVERLHQQVQKPREQVADAEALLDITNSLVTTVKAHSNGGVTPSDFVSCLLRDFGQEGGSSSRTEEDGNIHWKDVGVAVSHVFRGAPGCCTMIGPMNTEVKQRNPVVRRKRVMPTESERPEELNETVGEEKTDTDKNMATMFQILRRHKSVKLENIILNRRSFAQTVENLFALSFLMKDGRADITVDDKGCHRVSPRNAPASNAVLSGEVSYMHFVFRFDFLDWKLMLASVGDGEELMPHRNEAETLANSQPASNNVENERGVSTTPIRKLSRNRGLVLQEQIVVEDSPESENSARAAAIRKGKRKLT, via the exons ATGTTTCGAACCGCAAAACGTGAACCAGTCAATTTTCAAAGTAGTAATGGCGAAGCAGCTGCAGCAGGCGctagaaataataacaataatagttCAGTGGATGAAGATCACACTATTGGGCGCAGAGTTCTTCGCTCTCATTATCTCaattttaagtctcggatttccG ATGAGAGAGATAATATATCACAAGTTGATTCAGATAAATTTAAGACGATAATTGAGGAAGTTGAAAGGCTACATCAGCAAG tacAAAAACCTAGGGAACAGGTTGCCGATGCTGAGGCCTTGCTGGACATCACAAACTCCTTGGTGACGACTGTAAAGGCACATAGTAATGGAGGAGTTACCCCTTCAGATTTTGTTAGTTGTTTACTTAGGGACTTTGGCCAAGAAGGTGGATCTAGCAGTAGGACAGAAGAGGATGGAAATATACACTGGAAAGATGTTGGTGTTGCTGTCTCTCATGTTTTCAGGGGTGCTCCTGGATGCTGCACTAT GATTGGGCCTATGAATACTGAAGTTAAGCAACGTAATCCTGTTGTTCGTAGAAAGCGTGTCATGCCAACAGAAAGTGAACGCCCTGAGGAG CTAAATGAAACAGTTGGTGAAGAGAAGACAGACACTGACAAGAATATGGCTACGATGTTCCAAATTTTAAGGAGGCATAAGAGCGTTAAGCTCGAAAACATAATCCTGAATAGAAGATCATTTGCACAAACAGTTGAAAATTTATTTGCCCTATCGTTTCTAATGAAAGATGGGCGGGCTGACATAACTGTTGATGACAAAGGCTGTCATAGAGTTT CACCAaggaatgctcctgcttctaatGCAGTTCTTTCTGGGGAGGTTTCTTATATGCACTTCGTCTTTAGATTCGACTTCCTGGATTGGAAG CTTATGTTGGCTTCTGTTGGTGATGGAGAAGAATTAATGCCACACAGAAATGAAGCTGAAACGCTAGCCAATTCTCAGCCGGCATCAAACAATGTAGAAAATGAACGAGGTGTGTCAACAACACCAATAAGGAAGTTATCCAGAAATCGTGGTCTGGTTTTGCAGGAGCAGATTGTAGTTGAAGACTCCCCAGAAAGTGAGAATTCTGCAAGAGCTGCTGCTATTAGGAAAGGAAAGCGAAAGCTCACATAA